The genomic DNA catactccttccatttctgaatgatcgcttgaacagtgctccgtaggatgttcaaggctttggaaacctttttgtagcctaagcctgctttaaatttctcaaaaacttcatccctgacctgtctggtgtgttctttggacttcatggtgttgttgctcccaatattctcttagacaacctctgaggccgtcacagagcagctgtatttgtactgacattagattacacacaggtgcactgtATTTAGTCATcagcactcatcaggcaatgtctatgggcaactgactgcactcagacccaaggtggctgaataattacgcacaccccactttgcagttatttatttgtaaaaaatgtttgtaatcatgtatgatttatttccactcctcaagtgtacaccactttgtattggtctttcacgtggaattccaatgaaattgattcatgtttgtggctgtaacgtgacaaaatgtggaaaagttcgagggggccgaatacttttgcaagccactgtatttaAAGGTAATTACTTTCATTATAACAAACAGgcaatttgtgttttttaataaatagctattgttgttgttattattattattattattattattattattattatagaggtGTGCCCACATGTGCTGATTTGCAGAGTTTGATTGTCATTTGAAGTGATTGGCACCGCTGATGGTGTTCATTATAACTGCGGTTCTGAATTCCACACAAGACcttcatgctctctctctctctctctctctctctgtcacacaccacacaaatacacacgctAATCAGGATGCAGTTAGTTATGAATAAGAGGATAAAATGAGGGAGATTCTAAAATTAGAGATAAAATCTTGATGTGAACTTGTTCACAAACACTCGTTGACTGAGACACAATCAGAGGTGTGTCGCACCTTAAACTCACATCAGTAATGGTGAAAATAAGCAGTCCAGATAAAAACAGATCTAATTCAGGCAAATGTCTAAATCAAATTGGTGTTGATTGAATGACAATCACAGAAATGGTGGTGAATTAACTTCCATCTCCGTGTAGGGTTGCCAGGCCTGGAAAATAAGGGCAAAAAGCAGAGTGCACACTGGATGGGGTACCAACTCATCACAAGGCACAAGGGCAtacccactcacacactctttgcAATTTAgtaacaccaatcagcctacactgcATGGGTGTAAACCGGATaccagaaagaaacaaacaaaacacactggAAGACAACTTTACTCCAAGCAAACAAACTGGAGGTGGTGCACGGCAACAGTGATAAACCCTGTGCCACTGTTCAACAATTCTAAGCAGGAATACTGTTATTATCACAATCCTGATCAACAGTATTTAATAACCCTGAGGTTGTGTGGTATTTACGTCATAACTCatgggtcgcggggggcctggagcctatcctaggaggtggggtataccctggacagggtgccaatccatcgcagggcacacacacacacacaaactcatttCCGCACTATGGAAGATTTGAGAATGCCGATTGGCCTGATCTGCaggtctttaaactgtgggaggaaaccggagtacccagaggaaacccaccaaccatggggagaacatgcaaactccatgcgcagaGAGACGGGGATCgagcctggaccctggaggtgccactAATTATCAATTAATAGTCCAGTTATCTATATGACTTTTCCCTCCAGCTGTCTCCATTTGTCTATCCATCtttatgtgtgtctgtctgtagaAAATAAACATCTGTAGAACATAAACATAAAGTTCTCTACATTAGTTCACTAGAAAGTGCACATGTCTTTTCAGCATAAAGAGCAGGGAGATGTTTGGAACACAGTCGGTGATGTGCATGTGAGTTGACAGCACTTCAGTGTGACATTAGTGCATGATGACAGTGCGAGTTGTGTTTGTTGTGCCAGTGCATCGTTACTCTCATATTCATTGCTCCATCCTCAGCTTTAATGATGTCACAGTGGAAAGACTTCTACTCAGAAAACCAGTGGATGGTCACGaagttacacatacagtatacactcttAAACTGTCTCCAAGTAGGAAAAATTGAGGCGCACCTTATTCACTGTAGGCCATGGATGTATAATTTCAGGATACATGATGTCATAACTATAGTCCTTTTAAGTAAAAAAGGCTGTATGGGTTTATTCCAATTCATTGACTTACAGTGTCTGTAACAGGAATAATCTGATAACAAAACCAATTTTATTTGGACATTGAGTTGTTGGTAATCATTTGCTTATGGAAATGTCtaagcttaattaaataaaaagacagatCGAACCAGAGTACcccagagggaacccaccaagcacaggaagaacatgcaaactccacacatatAAACCCAGGGTGAGATTCAACCCCCCAAACCACATTTTGGGTGTTCACTGGTTTTTAAGCTACAATACAATGTCCCCATGAGAGAGTTATCAGTGTTTTTCACACACGTCAGTTTGTAATGCTGGTCTAAAGGACAATCTTACTATATCCAACTTCTGGAAGAGTTGTATTTTCAACTGATTTTTATTAATGGACATGAATAAAACACCTCAAATTAAGATAAGGATTTTACATGGTCGACTTCTGTTGGAGGTCTACCAAGCACATTCAGCTGGGCGGAAGCCTTGGGGCTGACCCAGGACACACTGGGGGGGTGGCCTGGGATCAGTTAGGGGTCACCTAGGAGGAGCTGAAGGAAGTTGCTACTGCTACCACCACAAGTGATATAgataatgaatggatggatggcgGGATAGATAGACATTAATAAATCAATGACTAATTCCAACATACTGTAGAGCACAATGTAGTAAACAGGATGTGATTTCGAGTCTCAAATCTTTCTCCACTTTTTAGTAAAAAGCTTGGTAATGTCACTTTTGTTTAATGTACATAAGTTCAAACATCTTCCATAACAACGAGCAATGTTTCTTGCACTGTATCTGTTGTGTAAAAATAGCAGATGCACAAGCTAAAGTTGCTATGTAGCATGTAGGTGCAATGGCCTTCACTGCTCTGTTCACTAATGAGACCTCACAGCTGTGAAGCTTTGGGTGCAGAGTCACTATCTGCAGTTACAGCATGTCAGCGGAGCATGAGACTTTCTGAAGGCTCTGCTACATTCTTGTTGGCTGTATAAAAGCGCTAATCATCTCTCCAGTGACACACAATCAACCTGCTCAGGCTAAGAAGGACTCGAACTAGGCAGAAACTCAAGAAGGGCTAATAACATTTAACAACCACCATGAGAGGAAGTTCCCATTCTCAGAAAACCCTAACCATCAGCGGCTCGAGCAGGATGAGGGTCCAGAGCCCATCCCCGTCGCGCTGCAGAGCTTCTTCGTCCTCGGTGACCCGTGGACGTGCTGGTTTCCAGAGAGGCGCGGTGGAGATTGGCACAGAGCTCCATCAGCATCATGCTAACGAGAAAGAGGAGATGCAGCTTCTTAACGCCCGGTTCGCCGGTTACATTGAGAAGGTTCAGGCTCTAGAGCAGAGGAACGCGGCACTTAGGGAGGAGCTGCAGAATCTGCAGAGTCGATACAAGGTGGGACCAGGAGGACTGGGTGAGGAGTATGAGGCCAAATTTAAGGAAATGAAGGACCTGATCGCAGCACTGACAGCTGAGAAAGGGGCTGCTGATATTGAGAGAGGATATGCTGAGGAGGAAGTCGAGCTCTGGACCATGAAGCTGGAGGAAGAGCTCGCACTTAAAGGTGATTGAAAAcactgattatgattattagcTTGAAATAATCAGAAGACAGTATTTTGGCATATTGCAGACTGCTGGTAGAAATCAagcttcaattaaaaaaaatcctgtgttgattttttttttgttatatatattctGTAGTTAAAGTAAGAAATCGATCAGCTTTCATTTACTGTAGTGTACAAACACAAGACAAAGTCAGGATTtagaacatttagaaaaaaaaatagcaaaaagtAGCAGAAGACAAATGTTATGTTTGTTCACAGAGGAGGCAGAGATGATCCTGCGTGAGTTCCGTGAGGATGTGGACAACGCCACGCTGCAGAAGGCTGACCTGGAGAGGCGTGTGGAGCAACTGGTGGCCGAGATCGAGTTCCTAAAGAAGCTACATAGTGAGGAAGTGGCTGAGCTGTTGAAGCAGATTGAGGAATCAAAGGTGTCCGTGGAGCTTGACTCGGATCGCCCAGATCTGGCCGCTCACCTGCGCAAGACACGTGCCGAGATCGAAGCCGTTGC from Clarias gariepinus isolate MV-2021 ecotype Netherlands chromosome 19, CGAR_prim_01v2, whole genome shotgun sequence includes the following:
- the LOC128507862 gene encoding vimentin, encoding MRGSSHSQKTLTISGSSRMRVQSPSPSRCRASSSSVTRGRAGFQRGAVEIGTELHQHHANEKEEMQLLNARFAGYIEKVQALEQRNAALREELQNLQSRYKVGPGGLGEEYEAKFKEMKDLIAALTAEKGAADIERGYAEEEVELWTMKLEEELALKEEAEMILREFREDVDNATLQKADLERRVEQLVAEIEFLKKLHSEEVAELLKQIEESKVSVELDSDRPDLAAHLRKTRAEIEAVAARNVQEAEKWYKGKFDTLKESAAKRETQVSAMREEISTLSSEASDLQNQIDALRAKNAALEQQLDDMEMSHLDKMSNLDAIIAQLENQLCETKIEMAKYLADYQELLNIKLKLDVEIATYRKLLEGEEKRLGISISEDKAGTSAAVEE